The following is a genomic window from Colletotrichum lupini chromosome 5, complete sequence.
TCGCTGCACTTTTTGCCCTGTTTGTTTCGGTGAAGGTGCCCGAAACCCGGGGCAAGAAGGACGCAGACGAAGTCTGGGGACGCACTAGACGGCTCGACTAAGACAGTGTCTTGCTTCTTGTAGTGTTTCAATGGTTTGAATAGAGTGATAAAAGGGACGGCGTTGGGAATGGGTGTCAATAGCatgggtattattaatagatcaATCAGTTTTGGAACAAGCGTCTGCTTCTGACAGTTTGCTCGAGCTGCAAAATGCCAGCTTTGACACCATCCACGATGAAAACCTGGCTGCCCTTCTCTGGACCATAGACGTCGTTGGCTGAGCTGCGAATGATCTCCTCGAGCCCGGCCATACCTGCACATCCCATAACCACACACCGCACATCTCCGCTACTTAGCAGCTTCTTGGTCGCTTGCTCCAGCTTGACCCTGACTTCAGCCGGGCTGACGTGGTGGAAGTCTCCAGCTGTCAAGCCAGTCGACGCAACGCCCCCGAACTTGACATTCTCTGATTGCTCAGATTGACCCAGGTAGCCCTTCACGCCTTGGCTGAGGTGCTTCTCCCAGAACTCGCCAGTCGTGACAACACCCCATTTGGATGCGAGAGAAGGGTCAGAGCTGTGAGGCAAGAGTGAAGTCGCAGTCAGGATGCTGGCCTCGAAGATACCGGTGACGGCCAGCGAGGAGTGGAACTGCTGAGAAAGCTGCTCGACCAAGGTGTGGACACTATAGCATGCGACGAGCACGCCGTCGAAGTCTTGGAGCTTGCCACTCTTGGCAAGATCGTTCATGACGACCTCGGTACTCAGTTTGATGTCGGCATCATCGTTGATGCTTGCTGGACTGGCAGGTGGTGCTGTGTATGTGTGAATTTCCAGCGACTAACACAGAAAGAGGGACGTCAGCCCTCGATCATTTGTGGTTGTGACTTGGCCGCCGTGTCCAGCCTGTTGGTTCATTTTGACTTACATCGTGCAAGGGCATTGCTTGTATGGCTTTCTCCATGCCCCTCGTCATATCCTCTGACGAGTTGGCGTTGATCACGAGGATCTTGATATTCCGACGAAGGAGACGGGTTGCCATGATTGTCTTATGACTGTGCAGAAAATGTGACTAGAAAGGTTGTTCCTTACGAGATGGTCGACACTTTGTGAGAATGAAGATCAAATAGACTGTGCTACTCCCCCCTCAAGCGCGTGAATCATCATGGTCCCGCCGACCAGCGGCCTTCAACGAGTGGAGATTCTCCCGTCAAGGTGGGGCTGCCGGTCCGGTGACGCTGGGTTCCAGTGCACCGAATGAGCCGACCACGGCTCCTCCAGGTCCTTCAGCACCACTTCTTTCAGTGACAGTGCACTGGAGTCCACTGTCATGGACCGTGACGACCGCTGGCTGCGGGGTATCACGTGACACGCACCTACGTACTCAGCCACGACCTGGCTGACGATCCAGTGGCAGGACAGCTGGGAGGCAGTGGACTTGGCCCAACCCCACTATCGACGACACAGACGTAACAGCTTCCCGGACGCTCTCCCAACcacacctcacctcacctcacctctcCCCCAAATCGAAAGAAGCTCCAATCTCGAAAGCCTGCAGCTTCTGCTTTCACAATGGCAGCCGAGGCCCCCATCGGTAAGATGAAATGCCCCTGATACTGCAGCTACGGCTGCATAGCTATGCCTGTGACCGCTTTCCCCAGTAGTTGATGCTCTCTGTTCGGGAGGTGGCTGACGCAAGATCCACAGTCCTCGACGGAGGAACAGGTTTCCTCAAGGTCGGCTACGCAGCGCAGAACTTCCCCGAATTTCAATACCCATCCATTGTCGGCCGACCGATCCTGAGAACCGAAGAAAAGGGCGAGGACAATGACTTGGTTATCAAGGATATCATGTGCGGTGAcgaagccgccgccgcccggaCGATGCTCCAGATCAGCTACCCCATGGAGAACGGTATCGTCAAGAAGTGGGATGACATGCAGCATCTCTGGGATTACACCTTTTTCGAAAAGATGAAGGTCGACCCGCGCGGCCGCAAGATCTTGTTGACCGAGCCCCCGATGAACCCGCTGCGGAACCGTGAGCAGATGTGCGAGGTCATGTTTGACCGCTACGGATTCGGCGGCGTCTATGTTGCCATCCAGGCTGTATTGGCCCTGTACGCCCAAGGTATGTTGACCACACTAGCTACGATCGACTTggatgagagagagagagagagagagagagctcaAGAATATGCAACGAGGCTGACCTTGGATGCTCCCTACAGGTCTCAGCTCCGGTGTCGTCGTCGACTCGGGAGACGGCGTGACCCACATCGTGCCCGTTTACGAGTCGGTCGTCCTGAACCACCTTACCCGCAGACTAGATGTCGCGGGCCGAGACGTCACGCGCAACCTCATTGCGCTCCTCCTGCGCCGCGGCTACGCGCTCAACCGAACGGCCGATTTCGAGACTGTCCGTCAGATCAAGGAGAAGCTCTGCTACGTCTCGTACGACCTGGAGCTGGACAAGCGCCTGAGCGAGGACACAACGGTGCTGGTGGAGAGCTACACGCTGCCCGACGGCCGTGTCATTAGAGTGGGCAGCGAGCGATTCGAGGCGCCAGAGTGCATGTTCCAGCCTCACCTGGTGGACTGCGAACAGCCCGGTATTGCCGAATTCCTGTTCAACACGATCCAGGCGGCCGATGTGGACGTGAGATCATCGCTGTACAAGGCCATTGTGCTGTCAGGCGGCAGCAGCATGTACCCTGGTCTCCCGTCACGTCTGGAGAAGGAGTTGAAGCAGCTGTGGCTGACGCGGGTGCTTGGCGGTAACCCGGAGAGATTAAACAAGTTCAAGGTCCGGATAGAAGACCCACCTCGCCGGAGACACATGGTCTTCCTCGGTGGTGCGGTGCTGGCCAACATTATGGCAGACAAGGAGGGTATGTGGGTGACCAAGGAGGAGTGGGATGAACAGGGACCGCGCGTGCTTGAGAAGCTCGGCCCGCGATAGATGAATGGTCTGCCAAGGTGATGGATGTGATGGCCACGTTGGTAGTAGACGTAGCATGCATGTGGCAGGTTTTAGAGCCTCGTTTTGTTTTCTAACGAAAAAAGTTGATGAACTCTATTATGACACTGGCGTACAGACAGTCTTTTCTGGTCAAAGGAGAGCTATCTTTGAGTGTTTTGGACAAGGTGTTGATCTCTTTCTATGCTTAAGCTTCCATCGATGAACCGCGAAGCCAACACCGTGTAAGATAACACAACCTCAACACTGTGCAACCAGGCAGCGGCTTCCCGCTACCTGAGGGAGCGATGCGCCTACCTCTACGGAGTACGCCCAAGTCGATGGGAAGCCACGCCGCCTCGTCTGTTGCTTGCCGGTGAAACGTCACTTCAACTCACTCTTTGCTCTCTTCTGGAACTTCAACCTCTCACTCGC
Proteins encoded in this region:
- a CDS encoding hydantoin racemase yields the protein MATRLLRRNIKILVINANSSEDMTRGMEKAIQAMPLHDSLEIHTYTAPPASPASINDDADIKLSTEVVMNDLAKSGKLQDFDGVLVACYSVHTLVEQLSQQFHSSLAVTGIFEASILTATSLLPHSSDPSLASKWGVVTTGEFWEKHLSQGVKGYLGQSEQSENVKFGGVASTGLTAGDFHHVSPAEVRVKLEQATKKLLSSGDVRCVVMGCAGMAGLEEIIRSSANDVYGPEKGSQVFIVDGVKAGILQLEQTVRSRRLFQN
- a CDS encoding actin-like protein 2; protein product: MAAEAPIVLDGGTGFLKVGYAAQNFPEFQYPSIVGRPILRTEEKGEDNDLVIKDIMCGDEAAAARTMLQISYPMENGIVKKWDDMQHLWDYTFFEKMKVDPRGRKILLTEPPMNPLRNREQMCEVMFDRYGFGGVYVAIQAVLALYAQGLSSGVVVDSGDGVTHIVPVYESVVLNHLTRRLDVAGRDVTRNLIALLLRRGYALNRTADFETVRQIKEKLCYVSYDLELDKRLSEDTTVLVESYTLPDGRVIRVGSERFEAPECMFQPHLVDCEQPGIAEFLFNTIQAADVDVRSSLYKAIVLSGGSSMYPGLPSRLEKELKQLWLTRVLGGNPERLNKFKVRIEDPPRRRHMVFLGGAVLANIMADKEGMWVTKEEWDEQGPRVLEKLGPR